In a single window of the Amycolatopsis sp. cg5 genome:
- a CDS encoding fasciclin domain-containing protein — translation MKRSIRSGTLAAGVAAFALVVSACGSDAGSNTAASSSAPAAAPSSAAMPSSAAKMDPAKDLVGSGCAGYAEKVPSGPGSVAGMSADPVAVAASNNPLLTTLVSAVSGKLNPKVNLVSTLNGGEFTVFAPVDAAFAKIDAATIDKLKTDDALLTKILTYHVVAGQVAPDKIVGDQTSLQKGVVKVSGSKDALKVNDANVICGGVHTANATVYLIDSVLMPPA, via the coding sequence ATGAAGCGCAGCATTCGCAGCGGTACCCTGGCAGCCGGTGTGGCCGCTTTCGCTCTTGTTGTCTCGGCGTGTGGCAGTGACGCGGGTTCGAACACCGCCGCGAGCAGCAGCGCCCCCGCCGCCGCGCCGTCGTCGGCTGCGATGCCGTCGTCGGCCGCGAAGATGGACCCTGCCAAGGATCTGGTCGGTTCCGGGTGTGCGGGGTACGCGGAGAAGGTCCCGAGTGGACCGGGTTCGGTCGCCGGGATGTCCGCTGACCCGGTCGCGGTCGCCGCGAGCAACAATCCGCTGCTGACCACGCTGGTGTCGGCGGTGTCCGGGAAGCTCAACCCCAAGGTCAACCTGGTCTCGACGCTCAACGGCGGTGAGTTCACGGTGTTCGCGCCGGTCGACGCCGCGTTCGCGAAGATCGACGCCGCGACCATCGACAAGCTCAAGACCGACGACGCGCTGCTCACCAAGATCCTGACCTACCACGTCGTCGCGGGTCAGGTCGCGCCCGACAAGATCGTCGGCGACCAGACCTCGCTGCAGAAGGGTGTGGTCAAGGTCAGCGGCAGCAAGGACGCGCTGAAGGTCAATGACGCCAACGTGATCTGCGGCGGCGTGCACACCGCCAACGCGACCGTGTACCTGATCGACTCGGTGCTCATGCCCCCGGCGTGA
- a CDS encoding cytochrome c biogenesis protein DipZ codes for MLTLALIGLIGGLVTGISPCILPVLPVIFLSGGVHKPQPASRPEQNSGSVATAEAPIEAKPPRSRPYLIIAGLVVSFTLVTLFGSLLLSVLGLPQDVLRWAGLIVLTLIGIGLIVPKFEHLLEKPFSWIPQRRPDANRGGFALGLGLGAVYVPCAGPVLAAITVAGSTGRIGLDTVVLTVTFAVGAALPLLIFALAGRRVAERVTAFRKRQRGIRVTAGIVMIALAIGLVFNLPQLLQRAIPDYTSGLQNNINNSEQVKKALNLGGLENDQNKDLDLCTDGAKELESCGKAPDLQGIQQWFNTPGNQPIDLAALRGKVVLLDFWAYSCINCQRSIPHVTAWDKTYRDAGLQVIGIHAPEYAFEKEPGNVESAADKFGIGYPIALDNTLSTWTNYRNRFWPAHYLIDAEGTVRHIKFGEGDYQTTEKLIRELLTKANPGKPLPAATGTTDDTPDTAAITRETYLGSTKRVNFAGSEDYTAGTKSFTYPAQQPQDTFTLNGDWTLTSQNITPTTGTAQVKLDYRAKEVRMVLSGNGTVTYTAKGQTKTIQVNGTPNSYQLLSTPDIEAGILDVTVGSGVQAFSFTFG; via the coding sequence GTGCTCACACTCGCGTTAATCGGCCTCATCGGCGGATTGGTCACGGGTATCTCACCGTGCATCCTGCCGGTGCTGCCCGTCATCTTCCTCTCCGGCGGCGTGCACAAACCCCAGCCGGCCAGCCGCCCCGAACAGAACAGTGGGAGCGTCGCGACCGCCGAAGCCCCGATCGAAGCGAAACCGCCACGGTCACGTCCCTACCTGATCATCGCGGGGCTCGTCGTCAGCTTCACTCTCGTGACCCTGTTCGGCTCGCTGCTTCTGTCCGTACTCGGTCTGCCGCAGGACGTTCTGCGCTGGGCCGGCCTGATCGTGCTGACCCTGATCGGGATCGGGCTCATCGTCCCGAAGTTCGAACACCTGCTGGAGAAGCCGTTCAGCTGGATCCCGCAGCGCCGCCCCGACGCCAACCGCGGCGGCTTCGCACTCGGCCTCGGGCTCGGCGCGGTCTACGTGCCCTGCGCCGGCCCGGTACTCGCCGCGATCACCGTCGCCGGGTCGACCGGCCGGATCGGCCTCGACACCGTCGTGCTCACCGTCACCTTCGCCGTCGGCGCCGCACTCCCCCTGCTGATCTTCGCACTCGCTGGACGCCGAGTCGCCGAACGGGTGACAGCGTTCCGCAAACGGCAACGCGGAATCCGGGTCACCGCAGGCATCGTGATGATCGCGCTCGCGATCGGGCTGGTGTTCAACCTCCCCCAACTACTGCAGCGCGCCATCCCCGACTACACCAGCGGCCTGCAGAACAACATCAACAACTCCGAACAGGTCAAGAAGGCGCTCAACCTCGGTGGCCTGGAAAACGACCAGAACAAAGACCTCGACCTCTGCACCGACGGCGCGAAAGAACTCGAATCCTGCGGAAAAGCCCCGGACCTCCAGGGAATCCAGCAGTGGTTCAACACCCCAGGCAACCAGCCGATCGACCTCGCCGCTCTCCGCGGCAAAGTGGTGCTCCTCGACTTCTGGGCCTACTCCTGCATCAACTGCCAGCGCTCGATCCCCCACGTCACCGCCTGGGACAAGACCTACCGCGACGCCGGCCTGCAGGTCATCGGCATCCACGCCCCCGAATACGCTTTCGAGAAAGAACCGGGCAACGTTGAATCCGCCGCCGACAAATTCGGCATCGGCTACCCCATCGCACTCGACAACACCCTGTCGACCTGGACGAACTACCGCAACCGATTCTGGCCCGCCCACTACCTTATCGACGCCGAAGGCACCGTGCGGCACATCAAATTCGGCGAAGGTGACTACCAGACCACCGAAAAACTCATCCGCGAACTGCTCACCAAAGCCAATCCCGGCAAGCCCCTTCCCGCCGCGACCGGAACCACGGACGACACTCCCGACACCGCCGCGATCACCCGCGAGACCTACCTCGGCTCCACCAAACGCGTCAACTTCGCCGGTTCCGAGGACTACACCGCGGGCACGAAATCCTTCACCTACCCCGCCCAGCAACCCCAAGACACCTTCACCCTCAACGGTGACTGGACCCTCACCAGCCAGAACATCACCCCCACCACCGGCACCGCCCAGGTCAAACTCGACTACCGCGCCAAAGAAGTACGGATGGTCCTGTCCGGCAATGGCACCGTCACCTACACAGCCAAAGGACAGACCAAGACCATCCAAGTGAACGGCACCCCCAACTCCTACCAACTACTGTCCACACCGGACATCGAGGCGGGCATCCTCGACGTCACCGTCGGCAGCGGAGTGCAGGCGTTCTCCTTCACCTTCGGCTGA
- a CDS encoding anti-sigma factor domain-containing protein: MSIAEVHTLAGAYALDAVTDLERAAFTRHLAHCPTCAREVAGFRETAARLGTAMSALPSTRLRSRVLTEIAETRQLPPSPEIESPERRSWRTRVVIAVAAIAAAVSLVAGIGIGALRPDPAPPAQIAEPAAAPDASVVRASGTGGGSLVVDFSRQRGEAVITARALPALGVGRAYQLWVIGPRGAQSAGLLHTESGKLTVALPAGADRVAVTTEPAAGSSQPTTPAVIRVPLA, translated from the coding sequence ATGAGCATCGCCGAGGTCCACACATTGGCAGGTGCCTACGCGCTCGACGCCGTCACCGACCTGGAACGCGCCGCGTTCACCCGCCATCTCGCCCACTGCCCGACCTGCGCCCGCGAAGTCGCCGGATTCCGGGAGACCGCCGCGAGACTCGGGACGGCCATGAGCGCGCTGCCGAGCACTCGGCTGCGCAGCAGAGTGCTCACCGAAATCGCGGAGACCAGGCAGCTCCCGCCCTCGCCTGAGATCGAATCGCCTGAACGCCGGTCATGGCGCACCCGCGTGGTCATCGCGGTGGCGGCCATCGCCGCCGCGGTGTCACTCGTCGCTGGGATCGGCATCGGTGCGCTAAGGCCAGATCCCGCACCGCCCGCTCAGATCGCCGAGCCCGCCGCCGCGCCGGACGCGAGCGTCGTGCGTGCGAGTGGCACCGGCGGCGGCTCTCTGGTGGTGGACTTCTCCCGCCAGCGCGGCGAAGCGGTGATCACCGCACGCGCGCTGCCCGCGCTCGGCGTGGGTCGTGCTTATCAGCTGTGGGTCATCGGGCCGAGAGGAGCCCAGTCCGCAGGGCTGCTGCACACGGAATCCGGGAAGCTGACCGTGGCGCTCCCCGCCGGCGCCGACCGTGTCGCCGTCACGACCGAACCGGCGGCGGGCTCATCACAACCGACGACTCCGGCGGTGATCCGCGTTCCCCTCGCCTAG
- a CDS encoding sigma-70 family RNA polymerase sigma factor, whose amino-acid sequence MSASARDDAAECSFGVLFHERFETMKRLAYLLGADDAENIAQEAFVRLHQRWASLDDPVKAAAYLRTTVINLARSRLRHLRVVRRTPGDVLVDEESAEAHALLRFKHRQLREALRSLSRRQREVLVLRYWLDLDQATIAETLGLALGTVKATTSQALDRLRERFERETEMW is encoded by the coding sequence GTGTCCGCCAGCGCTCGTGACGATGCCGCCGAGTGCTCCTTCGGGGTGTTGTTCCACGAGCGGTTCGAGACGATGAAGCGGCTGGCGTATCTGCTCGGCGCCGACGACGCGGAGAACATCGCGCAGGAGGCGTTCGTCCGGCTGCATCAGCGCTGGGCGTCGCTGGACGATCCGGTGAAAGCGGCCGCCTACCTGCGGACCACGGTGATCAACCTGGCACGCTCGCGGCTGCGGCACCTGCGTGTGGTCCGGCGTACCCCGGGTGATGTGCTTGTCGACGAGGAGTCCGCCGAAGCGCACGCCCTCCTCCGCTTCAAACATCGTCAACTCCGCGAGGCGTTACGCTCGCTGTCCCGGCGCCAAAGAGAAGTCTTGGTGCTGCGGTATTGGCTGGACCTGGATCAGGCCACGATCGCGGAGACGCTCGGATTGGCGCTGGGCACGGTCAAGGCGACGACCTCACAGGCATTGGACAGGCTGCGCGAACGGTTCGAGCGGGAAACGGAGATGTGGTGA
- the sigK gene encoding ECF RNA polymerase sigma factor SigK, whose protein sequence is MAAASATITALRLPPTTVTVSAPEELIGRVALGDEHAFSALYDQLAGPIFGTALQVLRSRAQAEEVTQEVLLEIWRKAAQYDPARAKVTTWALTIAHRRAVDRVRHEQSARDREDRADLLDLRRPYDDVAEAVLSTEDNNQVRQALSALTELQRESILLAYFQGLTYPEVAEKLGVATSTVKTRMRDGMIRLRDALGVLR, encoded by the coding sequence ATGGCCGCCGCAAGCGCCACCATCACTGCTCTTCGACTACCACCGACCACCGTCACCGTCTCGGCGCCCGAGGAACTCATCGGGCGGGTCGCGCTGGGCGACGAGCACGCGTTTTCCGCGCTCTACGACCAGCTCGCCGGACCGATCTTCGGCACGGCGCTGCAGGTCCTGCGTTCCCGCGCCCAGGCCGAAGAGGTCACGCAGGAAGTGCTGCTCGAGATCTGGCGCAAGGCCGCCCAGTACGACCCGGCACGCGCGAAAGTCACGACATGGGCGCTGACGATCGCGCACCGCCGGGCGGTCGACCGGGTCCGCCACGAGCAGTCCGCCCGCGACCGTGAGGACCGCGCGGACCTGCTCGACCTGCGCCGGCCCTACGATGACGTCGCCGAAGCAGTACTGTCCACAGAGGACAACAACCAGGTACGCCAGGCGTTGTCGGCGTTGACCGAACTCCAGCGCGAGTCCATCCTGCTCGCCTATTTCCAGGGACTCACCTACCCAGAGGTCGCCGAGAAACTCGGCGTCGCGACCAGCACGGTCAAGACCCGCATGCGTGACGGCATGATCCGCCTGCGCGACGCGTTGGGAGTCCTCCGATGA
- a CDS encoding Ig-like domain-containing protein has translation MCVLDVPTAEAAETEPAGLAGTMLGGALRTLEPEPDFLIDLVSSAELLDWRGANPTAAQTVLTGHLTAIRQKADTAVPETIRKHASDELMGAALSGVLGAPAAVVGPNVRGLQAAYAGRDVTPLSARIEDRLSDRLPDYIWSEAFNTAQNTVWQAVSSAARADASFAAGWNTVLGNRVAVDVMASPVELGKIPALQAKLDLPTLMHLEAPNEVRAAATAKFKDLVDQTYAERKQMFDDYTVSAKTPPAQGDKAAADADKGEKERQKYINAGKTALDVVSLFFKAIGDDSDAKDVAKFASGVLAIATDLNKLVASAQAINEVFSLATVAFTGNVLGMVGTLTSLLAGLGGQSTDQVILDQIKKLREQIDKLRTEMHARFDEIDTRLNAVYQGLSDQLGELWKGVAYVKSNVTQIGENLSHLEQQMQVAGKMQLAATAGLYLQDTWVNANLLIDYTANHPGRQVTYPQYENAENLYYTGATQTATEPGFVVPRTVTGIDDGTVTDALANYGPDGMIRYLSSYAQAAYDDKFPVVGPMLGNPDTWRIAATAYDKLSSQNPDLATQINPNRARDVLGAGLAIRDAALKFSTPAAGGRPNKLFEALPTDYLSRLATFFRKLRPQQDIITGGKYQLFGDTEQHTDNRTDLKKVPQVPVCGETSDAHRILTPSTVDGTKLPAPEMFVRNLLPQLDNWDVCYTPAWENVQTVKTRGQCEGEGRYYPCSIATTTGDLNVTFTETWPVDGAQRKDVRTTSAHVSNGMQIQRCETLDYGGTGSCPPPIKALDPVLQNWQAKFLKVFQDEGQSLLNADQLSALRVKVADFLRQHQAAYYTSISDMVAHNLADNVNVGVQLLGAYTQLGFPRAWQSDTTLHQLLVGDNGLPDSDPAKGNLIGNAFAKAAANLLAGKNAREDNLYDQSLNGVCPQLQGVDASDPYLNCLAATASLRVEQLKQRIRDQFRYRYEGADQTLPDTQRVLQHLWTTTKQIRPNADLGAQVDDIPVPGPREESWRSASVVGENGNAQYAPSMVSLNGKQYTMYVSGGDIYVAASADGYRWDPPVRLPANAPVASEPSIAAFGGHLIVLYKGTQDKRTLTSDDGVHWTDRAGGTGDPGGALNPKMTVFDGKLYAVSRGGADNRDIYVSSSTDGASWAPYQQVMIGVKTDTAPTLAAYNGLLLMAWTDDSSVKLASSPFGTGTWNVRSTVVAQKASAPSITTLGGRIYVSWRNYGNIAPELDLVSSQDGITWTTPALILVRNRIDTPPNLTTFANRLQLTWRSPDSDRILTSTSLTLPDTSPAAPVANDNRYVLDGQIVQGNVLYNDTGIGLTVVGTSDIVNGKMKIYANGDFTFTPSAGVTYAAFKYTLMDGLGRTATAQVTMNQLSSPPPTPPSSQ, from the coding sequence ATGTGTGTGCTCGACGTTCCCACGGCTGAGGCGGCGGAGACCGAGCCTGCCGGACTCGCCGGGACGATGCTCGGCGGCGCGTTGCGCACGCTCGAGCCCGAGCCCGACTTCCTGATTGACCTGGTCAGCAGCGCTGAGTTGCTCGACTGGCGGGGCGCGAATCCCACTGCGGCACAGACCGTCCTTACCGGACACTTGACCGCGATCCGGCAGAAGGCGGACACCGCGGTTCCCGAGACGATCCGGAAACACGCGTCGGACGAGCTGATGGGTGCGGCGTTGAGTGGTGTTCTCGGCGCTCCTGCCGCAGTGGTCGGGCCGAACGTGCGCGGGCTGCAGGCTGCCTACGCGGGACGGGACGTCACCCCGCTCAGCGCGCGGATCGAGGACCGGCTCAGCGACCGGCTCCCGGACTACATCTGGAGCGAGGCCTTCAACACCGCGCAGAACACGGTCTGGCAGGCTGTGTCCAGCGCAGCCCGCGCGGACGCGTCGTTCGCCGCCGGCTGGAACACGGTCCTAGGCAACCGTGTCGCCGTCGACGTCATGGCCTCGCCGGTCGAGCTCGGCAAGATCCCCGCTCTGCAGGCGAAGCTCGACCTGCCGACGCTGATGCACCTGGAGGCCCCCAACGAGGTGAGGGCTGCGGCGACGGCGAAGTTCAAAGACCTCGTGGACCAGACCTACGCCGAGCGCAAGCAGATGTTCGACGACTACACGGTGTCGGCGAAGACCCCTCCGGCCCAGGGGGACAAAGCCGCCGCGGACGCGGACAAAGGCGAAAAGGAACGGCAGAAGTACATCAACGCGGGCAAGACCGCACTGGACGTGGTCAGCCTGTTCTTCAAGGCGATCGGTGACGACTCCGACGCCAAGGACGTGGCCAAGTTCGCCAGCGGGGTGCTGGCGATCGCGACCGACCTGAACAAGCTGGTCGCCTCCGCTCAGGCGATCAACGAGGTGTTCTCCCTCGCCACGGTCGCGTTCACCGGCAACGTCCTGGGCATGGTCGGCACCCTGACCTCGCTGCTGGCCGGCCTTGGCGGGCAGTCGACAGACCAGGTGATTCTCGACCAGATCAAGAAACTGCGTGAGCAGATCGACAAGCTGCGCACGGAGATGCACGCGCGGTTCGACGAAATCGACACCCGGCTGAACGCCGTCTACCAGGGACTGTCCGACCAGCTCGGGGAGCTGTGGAAAGGCGTCGCTTACGTCAAGAGCAATGTCACCCAGATCGGCGAGAACCTCAGCCATCTCGAACAGCAGATGCAGGTGGCCGGCAAGATGCAGCTCGCGGCCACCGCCGGACTGTATCTGCAGGACACCTGGGTCAACGCGAACCTGCTGATCGACTACACCGCGAACCACCCCGGCCGCCAGGTCACCTACCCCCAGTACGAGAACGCGGAGAACCTCTACTACACCGGGGCGACCCAGACGGCCACCGAACCAGGCTTCGTCGTGCCGCGAACCGTCACGGGTATCGACGACGGGACCGTGACGGACGCGCTGGCCAACTACGGCCCTGACGGGATGATCCGCTATCTGTCGTCCTACGCGCAGGCGGCCTACGACGACAAGTTCCCGGTGGTCGGGCCGATGCTCGGCAACCCGGACACCTGGCGGATCGCCGCGACGGCGTACGACAAGCTGTCGTCGCAGAACCCGGATCTGGCCACCCAGATCAATCCGAACCGAGCCCGTGACGTACTCGGCGCGGGCCTCGCGATCCGCGACGCCGCGCTGAAGTTCAGCACACCCGCCGCCGGTGGCAGGCCGAACAAGCTGTTCGAGGCGCTGCCCACCGACTACCTCAGCCGGCTCGCCACCTTCTTCCGAAAACTCAGACCACAGCAGGACATCATCACCGGCGGCAAGTACCAGCTGTTCGGCGACACCGAGCAGCACACGGACAACCGTACTGACCTGAAGAAAGTCCCGCAGGTGCCGGTCTGCGGCGAAACCAGCGACGCCCACCGGATCCTCACACCGTCCACTGTGGATGGAACGAAGCTGCCGGCGCCGGAGATGTTCGTCCGTAACCTCTTGCCGCAGCTGGACAACTGGGATGTCTGCTACACCCCCGCGTGGGAGAACGTCCAGACGGTCAAGACCCGTGGCCAGTGCGAGGGCGAAGGCCGCTACTACCCCTGCAGCATCGCCACCACCACCGGTGATCTCAACGTCACGTTCACCGAAACCTGGCCGGTTGACGGCGCACAGCGCAAAGATGTCCGGACGACCTCGGCCCACGTGTCGAACGGAATGCAGATCCAGCGTTGCGAAACGCTCGACTACGGCGGGACAGGCAGTTGCCCACCGCCGATCAAGGCACTGGACCCGGTGCTGCAGAATTGGCAGGCCAAGTTCCTCAAGGTGTTCCAGGACGAGGGCCAGTCCCTGCTCAACGCGGACCAGCTGAGCGCATTGCGGGTCAAGGTCGCCGACTTCCTCCGGCAGCACCAGGCCGCGTACTACACCAGCATCAGCGACATGGTGGCGCACAACCTGGCGGACAACGTCAACGTCGGAGTGCAGCTGCTGGGCGCCTACACCCAGCTCGGGTTCCCGCGCGCGTGGCAGTCCGACACGACACTGCACCAGTTGCTGGTGGGGGACAACGGATTACCGGACAGCGACCCGGCCAAGGGCAACCTGATCGGGAACGCGTTCGCCAAGGCCGCGGCGAACCTGCTCGCCGGGAAGAACGCTCGTGAGGACAACCTGTACGACCAGTCCCTCAACGGCGTTTGCCCGCAGCTGCAAGGAGTGGACGCCTCGGACCCCTATCTCAATTGCCTGGCCGCCACCGCGTCGCTGCGAGTGGAACAGCTGAAGCAGCGGATCAGAGATCAGTTCCGGTACCGGTACGAAGGCGCCGACCAGACCCTGCCCGACACCCAGCGGGTGTTGCAGCACCTGTGGACCACGACCAAGCAGATTCGGCCGAACGCCGATCTCGGTGCCCAGGTCGACGACATCCCGGTTCCCGGCCCACGCGAGGAGTCGTGGCGCTCGGCCAGCGTCGTCGGTGAGAACGGCAACGCGCAGTACGCGCCGTCGATGGTGTCGCTCAACGGCAAGCAGTACACGATGTACGTCTCGGGCGGCGACATCTACGTCGCCGCGTCCGCCGACGGCTACCGATGGGACCCGCCGGTACGGTTGCCGGCGAATGCGCCGGTGGCGAGCGAGCCGTCGATCGCGGCGTTCGGCGGTCACTTGATCGTGCTGTACAAGGGAACGCAGGACAAGCGCACTCTCACCAGCGACGACGGCGTGCATTGGACCGATCGGGCAGGCGGCACCGGCGATCCGGGCGGGGCGCTGAACCCGAAAATGACCGTGTTCGACGGCAAGCTGTACGCGGTGTCCCGAGGTGGGGCCGACAACAGGGACATCTACGTCTCCAGCAGCACCGATGGCGCGAGCTGGGCGCCGTACCAGCAGGTCATGATCGGCGTGAAAACCGATACGGCCCCCACACTCGCGGCCTACAACGGCCTGCTTCTGATGGCCTGGACCGACGACTCCAGCGTCAAACTGGCGAGCAGCCCGTTCGGCACCGGCACCTGGAACGTCCGGTCAACCGTGGTCGCGCAGAAGGCTTCGGCGCCGTCGATCACGACGCTCGGCGGCCGGATCTACGTGTCATGGCGCAACTACGGCAACATCGCACCGGAACTGGACCTCGTGTCCAGCCAAGACGGCATCACCTGGACCACCCCAGCACTGATCCTCGTGCGCAACCGAATCGACACCCCGCCGAACCTGACCACGTTCGCCAACCGGCTCCAGCTCACCTGGCGCTCGCCGGACTCCGACCGAATTCTGACCTCGACCAGCCTCACCCTGCCCGACACCAGCCCTGCCGCCCCAGTGGCCAATGACAACCGCTACGTCCTTGACGGCCAAATCGTCCAAGGCAACGTGCTCTACAACGACACGGGCATCGGACTCACCGTCGTCGGCACCAGCGACATCGTCAACGGGAAAATGAAGATCTACGCAAACGGTGACTTCACCTTTACTCCGTCAGCCGGAGTCACCTATGCCGCCTTCAAGTACACGCTCATGGACGGGCTGGGCCGCACGGCCACCGCCCAGGTCACCATGAACCAACTCTCAAGCCCGCCACCCACCCCACCATCCAGCCAGTAG
- a CDS encoding beta strand repeat-containing protein, producing MHKYVRRGLTAAFISGGFVLLGSAVASADTGNSGPLGGLGDTLHSVVGGTASATGNGGDGGDSGAGGNASSSNNAVSGNSGDSGNSGSTGHNSAYGVCVLAKCSTSVSSGDSGNTGATGSTGNAGNTSTTTGGNSGNAGHGGSGTAASSGENTAGARGGHSSRGGILAAVGSVTGTAKGGNGGNSGDAGNATSGNSAVSGNSGSSGNSGSTGGNSAYGLCVLATCDTTVTSGDSGDTGATGATGDASNTSATTGGHSGDAGNGGDASVVSDGRNSVTNHGGHGWGWNRHEQGGQTGVLGWATGTARGGNGGNSGDAGNATSDNNAVTGNSGNSGDSGSTGGNSAIVWTVGGQQEGRGHGCGCGWNNDGTKSSTTVTSGNSGATGATGSTGNASNTSTTTGGNSGWAGNGGDATVVSSAQNSAMNNSGHRWNWNRHNQSGDTSVLGVVTGAAKGGNGGNSGDAGNATSRNKAVTGKSGNSGDSGSTGGNTAVTSTRGHEQQGRHHGGWKHEHGTTSHTTVTSGNSGDTGVTGSTGDASNTSTTTGGNSGHAGNGGDADVTATGWNTARHTV from the coding sequence ATGCACAAGTATGTGCGACGCGGCCTGACCGCCGCGTTCATCTCCGGCGGGTTCGTCCTGCTGGGGTCGGCGGTGGCCAGTGCCGACACCGGGAACTCCGGTCCGCTCGGCGGGCTCGGTGACACGCTGCACTCGGTGGTCGGCGGAACTGCCTCGGCGACCGGCAACGGCGGCGACGGCGGTGACTCGGGTGCCGGCGGGAACGCGAGCAGCAGCAACAACGCTGTCAGCGGGAACTCCGGTGACTCGGGCAACTCCGGTTCCACCGGGCACAACAGCGCCTACGGCGTCTGTGTGCTCGCGAAGTGCAGCACGTCGGTGTCCTCGGGCGACTCCGGGAACACCGGCGCGACCGGCTCGACCGGCAACGCGGGCAACACCAGCACCACGACGGGTGGCAACTCCGGGAACGCCGGCCACGGCGGCTCCGGGACCGCGGCGTCCTCCGGCGAGAACACGGCCGGGGCGCGGGGCGGGCACTCCTCGCGAGGCGGGATCCTCGCAGCCGTGGGCTCGGTGACCGGCACCGCGAAGGGCGGCAACGGTGGCAACTCCGGTGATGCCGGCAACGCCACCAGCGGCAACTCCGCCGTCAGCGGGAACTCCGGCAGCTCGGGCAACTCCGGCTCGACCGGCGGGAACAGCGCCTACGGCCTGTGCGTGCTGGCGACGTGCGACACCACGGTGACCTCGGGTGACTCCGGAGACACCGGCGCTACCGGGGCAACCGGTGACGCGAGCAACACCAGCGCCACCACCGGCGGACACTCCGGCGACGCGGGTAACGGCGGCGACGCCTCCGTCGTCAGCGACGGCCGGAATTCCGTGACGAACCACGGTGGGCACGGCTGGGGCTGGAACCGGCACGAGCAGGGCGGCCAGACGGGCGTCCTGGGCTGGGCCACGGGAACTGCCAGGGGTGGCAACGGCGGCAATTCCGGCGATGCCGGGAACGCCACCAGCGACAACAACGCGGTGACCGGGAATTCTGGCAACTCGGGTGACTCCGGTTCCACTGGTGGCAACAGCGCGATCGTGTGGACCGTGGGCGGTCAGCAGGAAGGCCGTGGCCACGGCTGCGGCTGCGGCTGGAACAACGACGGCACGAAGTCGAGCACCACGGTGACGTCGGGAAACTCCGGTGCCACGGGTGCCACCGGCTCGACCGGTAACGCGAGCAACACCAGCACCACCACCGGTGGGAACTCCGGCTGGGCGGGCAACGGCGGCGACGCCACCGTGGTCAGCTCCGCGCAGAACTCCGCGATGAACAACAGCGGACACCGCTGGAACTGGAACCGGCACAACCAGAGCGGCGACACGAGCGTTCTGGGTGTCGTGACCGGCGCCGCCAAGGGCGGTAACGGTGGCAATTCCGGCGACGCCGGAAACGCCACCAGCCGCAACAAGGCAGTGACGGGCAAGTCCGGCAACTCGGGCGACTCGGGCTCGACCGGCGGTAACACCGCCGTCACCTCGACCCGCGGGCACGAGCAGCAGGGCCGTCACCACGGTGGCTGGAAGCACGAGCACGGCACGACGTCGCACACCACGGTGACGTCGGGCAACTCGGGTGACACCGGCGTCACCGGCTCGACCGGCGACGCCTCGAACACCAGCACCACCACCGGCGGCAACTCCGGCCATGCGGGCAACGGCGGCGACGCCGACGTCACCGCCACCGGCTGGAACACCGCCCGTCATACCGTCTGA